The following proteins are encoded in a genomic region of Reichenbachiella sp.:
- a CDS encoding type III pantothenate kinase, whose product MNNDSINIAIDIGNSSIKVGLFQNNLLSEDWTFQSLSEVTDLIKKKQPNHIIACSVAGNEQILTKELPAHKIFILHASTPIPFENHYKTKNTLGVDRIAALAGAECINKGKNNLVIDIGSCVTYDFLDDKSLYHGGSISPGIDLRFKSMNDYTKKLPLISKYDSVDLIGQTTEEAMISGVLNGITAEMDGIISRYQSKWPDLEVIMCGRAANSFESKLKATIFASPKLVLIGLNRILEYNEKS is encoded by the coding sequence ATGAACAATGACTCAATCAATATAGCCATTGATATCGGCAACTCTTCTATCAAGGTCGGTCTTTTTCAAAACAATCTCTTGTCAGAGGATTGGACATTTCAAAGTTTGAGTGAAGTAACCGATCTTATCAAGAAAAAACAACCGAACCATATAATTGCATGTTCAGTAGCAGGCAACGAACAAATTCTGACCAAAGAGCTGCCCGCTCACAAAATATTTATTTTACATGCCAGCACACCTATTCCCTTCGAGAATCATTATAAAACAAAAAACACACTTGGGGTGGATAGAATTGCTGCACTTGCTGGAGCTGAATGCATAAACAAAGGAAAAAACAATTTGGTAATAGATATTGGCTCTTGCGTAACCTACGACTTCTTGGACGATAAGAGTCTGTACCATGGCGGTAGTATTTCTCCAGGTATTGATCTAAGGTTTAAGTCCATGAATGATTACACCAAAAAGCTTCCTTTAATTTCAAAATATGATTCAGTCGATTTGATTGGACAAACCACGGAAGAAGCGATGATTAGTGGAGTCCTCAATGGCATTACAGCGGAAATGGATGGGATAATTAGTCGCTATCAGTCCAAATGGCCTGATTTAGAAGTCATTATGTGTGGCAGAGCAGCAAATAGTTTTGAATCTAAATTAAAAGCAACCATCTTTGCATCCCCTAAA